The following are from one region of the Mannheimia granulomatis genome:
- a CDS encoding VirK/YbjX family protein, producing the protein MKKLFHFPKFTETFPNEKRPSKLLREYFRYSFRKVWCSTQCIQLTNYLNNSPLWAKLFNQNLYRVNTLLDTYCDKTFNKKQRLKAIKENFTRFENLFRINFCNQLVTQQEVCIAKLSDELNLYLSINQIDPLEGFFSLNIRNNQKEHIYDASFTLLEANKILISSIQGPNSKSAQDLIKSATKQLYGIRPMFMLIYIFKLIAEKFNLELLGIPHKRQAKYRWNDHSRLLFNYDIFWRENNAILIKNDYWLLNNNIERKPLNIIPSKKRSMYKKRYQLLDDIKEKINLMF; encoded by the coding sequence ATGAAGAAATTATTTCATTTCCCCAAATTTACTGAAACATTTCCAAATGAAAAAAGACCATCTAAGCTACTAAGAGAATATTTTCGTTACAGCTTCCGCAAGGTATGGTGTTCAACCCAATGTATTCAATTGACAAATTACTTAAACAATTCGCCTTTATGGGCAAAATTATTTAATCAAAACTTATATAGGGTTAATACACTTTTAGATACTTACTGTGATAAAACTTTTAATAAAAAACAAAGATTAAAAGCTATCAAAGAAAACTTTACGCGTTTTGAAAATTTATTCAGAATAAATTTTTGCAATCAACTTGTAACACAGCAAGAGGTTTGTATTGCCAAATTAAGTGATGAACTGAATTTATATCTTAGCATTAATCAAATCGATCCCCTGGAAGGTTTCTTTTCATTAAATATTAGAAATAATCAAAAAGAGCATATCTACGATGCTTCTTTTACCTTATTAGAGGCAAATAAAATTCTAATTTCCTCAATACAAGGACCTAACAGTAAATCTGCACAGGATCTTATAAAATCAGCTACTAAACAACTATATGGTATTCGCCCTATGTTTATGCTGATTTATATATTTAAATTAATTGCTGAGAAATTTAATTTAGAATTACTCGGAATCCCTCATAAAAGACAAGCAAAATACCGTTGGAATGACCATTCCAGATTATTATTCAATTACGATATTTTTTGGCGAGAGAATAATGCTATTCTTATAAAAAATGATTATTGGTTATTGAATAATAATATTGAGAGAAAACCATTAAATATCATACCGAGCAAAAAACGTTCTATGTATAAGAAACGTTACCAATTGCTCGATGATATTAAAGAAAAAATAAATTTAATGTTTTAA